The Brevinematales bacterium region TGCGAATGGGGAATGAGCGAGAAGCTCGGCCCGGTCACCTACGGCGAGAAGGAAGGCCCGGTATTCCTCGGAAAGGACTTGGTCACCCGTAAGAACTTCAGCGAAAAAATCCACGAGATCATCGATAACGAGATTCGCGATATTATGATGAATACCTATGAAAAAGCGAAATCGATGATCAAGAAATACGAGTCCAAGCTCGATCAGCTTGCAAAGGTTCTGCTGGAACGGGAAGTCCTGGGCTCCGAGGAGATTTTAGAAATACTCGGCCCGTCCGATAAGGATCGTTTCCCGATCAAGGACAGGATCGAGAAGATGAGCGGGATAATCTTTACGAAGCCCGCACCCAAGAAAGAGCCGCCCAAGAAAGAACCCGTGAAGAAGGCGCCTCCGAAGAAACGTCCCCCTAAGGCTTGATGACGAACTGTTTTTGTCATTGCGAGGCCTGAGCCGAAGCAATCTATTGAATGCAAAATAAAACAGACTGCTTCACCCCGCGTATTAAAAATACTGAAGCGCGGGGTATCGCGATGACAGGAAAACAGTTATTTTATATTTTTGTCAGCGCGCCCCCTGAGGACGAAACGAAGAAGTAACGATTGACGGGATAGATAAGCCGGCGATATGTACCGGACAAATACTGTGTGCATTCAGGCGGAAAGGATGAGTCATTTAGGGTTAAGTTTCATCTCCTATATTATGATGCTTTACCAGTCGGGACTGATCGCGCTCGGACGGATGCAGAATCCCCTGGGTTCGGATGTGCCGATGGAGTTGGACGAAGCCCGCAGCGTCATCGATTTGCTGGAACTCCTTCAGGAGAAGACGCTGGGTAATCTGACCGACGAAGAGACTCACACGCTGGATATGGTGCTCGAGACCCTGCGCAGCGGGTATATCGAGGAGCTCAGCCGCGCGGCGTCGGAGAATAAGGATAAGCCCGAAAGCGAAATAACCGAGGGGGACGAGTTTGAAGTCCATTGAAAC contains the following coding sequences:
- a CDS encoding DUF1844 domain-containing protein, with the protein product MSHLGLSFISYIMMLYQSGLIALGRMQNPLGSDVPMELDEARSVIDLLELLQEKTLGNLTDEETHTLDMVLETLRSGYIEELSRAASENKDKPESEITEGDEFEVH